The window CAAGACTGGTCTTAGAAAATCTTCTCCTTTTCCATCCTGTTCAAAACCGATATTTAATCCTAAGTGGCAAAACCATATTTCTCGTTCATGGAAGAACGGTCTTTTTGCTAGCTCGTCAACCACGGATTTTTTATCATGCCACTTCCTAAAATCTTTCATGTGCATTATTAAAACAAAGTCTGGTAAAAATTACCAGTACCGATGTTTTCTGCGTAATCAGATTTTGGTGGGGGATTAAAAACAAAAAGCAAGCCTAACGCTTGCTTACTAAATTAATTATCTATCTCCTTGGAATCCATAAGACCATCCCCATATTTCTGCTTTTTGATCGTCATTATCCTCATTTTCTTGGCTACCAACCCCGGCCTTAGCTACAACAACTAGAGATTCAGGATTGTTTTTGAAAACAAACATAAAAGAATCTCTGACAATAGTCTCGTCTTCTGGTCCCCATTCTCTTGTATTCTTTACTCTCTCTCTTTCTCGTCTTGCAAGACAGGTGGCCCACTGCCAATCGTGCCCCGGACACTCCGGTATACCAAACTGTTTTCTAAATTCATACAAACGGTATGCGGCTCTTTCAACCCAGCGCCGCTCTCCCATTCCTTCCTCATTGCTTGTTTTTGACCCTTGCCACACTTCCTCTTGTTTGTTTAAGATTAACTGCTCTCTTTTTTCCGGCGAGTTAACTTGTCTGGCCATTACAAAATCCCCACAATATTGCCAAGCCCAGAAGCCTCCACAATGTGAACAATGGATAAAGCTTTTAAATCCCAATGTGCCCTCATCTATTTTTTGTAAGTGGGGATGACCAGAACATTTTGGACACCGAAAATCTAAAACCCACGATTCTTCCGAACGAAATAAGTCAAATAACCACATATTCTCCTCCTTTTTATTCAATTAAAAGAACATGCCAGATGGGATTTTACACCCCCAGCATCATTAGCACACAGAACATATGCTGTCAAGTTTTTTCCTCGGAATATCTGGAAAACCCACAAAATCCTTGTTTTTAATGAAATTTAATAATTAGTATTTTTTAGACATTTTTTAAGAAAACCGTTAATTAATAACCCCTGCCTAACAAAGAACACCTTATTTGAGGTGTTCTTTGAATTGTGGATCTGGGGAGAGTTGGCTTTGGCTAAAATTTTCTTCCGAAAATTTTGCCTAGCCACCTGCTCGCGTGATTTTCTGCCAACTGCAGAAAATCACATGCTCCGCCGTTCATCTCTCCACGCGAGACAAGCAGTTGTCTCGTTTCCAGATCTAGGACAAAACTAAACCCGCCACAAGGGCGGGCTCGTTTTGTCCGTGGATCTGGGGAGAGTTGAACTCCCGTCTAGAAGTTGATTTAAAATTGCACTACAAGTTTAGCCGGACTGTTTAGTCCTCGGTTAAAAGCCCGACAGAATAACCGAAAACCTGTTTTGTATTTTTCGAATCGTAACGCCGAAACATTTAAAAAACGCTACAATCTTATCCTGCTAATGACACCCTGATTCGGCTAGCAGAAATCACCGAGAGGATGCGCCTTAAGCGTAAGCTAAAGCGTAATTGCTATTGTAGTTGGCAATTATAATTTTGGGTAGGTACTTAAAGTGGTGACTACCCATCCACTACTTGCGCAAATTTTAAAAGAAATTCTATCGAAGCCGGTCAGACCCGCCTAAATTTTTTGTTTGATTGCTCTTTCTATCTTCCTTTGGACTTCGCGTTTGGTTATTTTTTCTCTCTTGTCTGATTTTTTCTTACCCCGACCAATGCCTATTTCCAACTTAATCAAACCGTTCTTATTATACAATTTAATTGGCACCAAAGTCAACCCATGCTCTTGCGATTTACCAATGAGATACTTGAGTTCCGAACGCTTTAACAGCAATTTACGAGAGTTTTGCGGATCATAACCGGCTGGTGCGTTACCTGCTTGATACGGCGGGATAGTTGCTCCCAAAAGCCACGCTTCGGTACTCCGTCCTGAGCCTATCGAAGGACCAAGCACTTTTACATAAGCTCCCTTAATTGACGCGCTTCCGCGTCTGATTGATTTAACTTCCTGCCCGGTCAAAACAATACCCGCCTCAAGCGTTTCCAATATCTCATAATCAAACCTTGCTTTTTCATTTGTGGCATAGATTTGCATAAATTAACTATATCACTAACAGACCTCGCCATTAATGGCGAGGTCTGTGTGAATTATAAATATTTAATTTTTCGGACATCTATTTCCTCTCTTCAAGCACGGTCTTAATCTTTGTTGTCTTGTCTTTTCTCATCACTGTCATTTCAATTTCCTCGCCAACCTTGGCGACTTGAACCAAATCTGCAAGCTCTTTCTTTTCGGTAAGCTTTTCCCCGTTTATTTCCAGTACTATATCGTTTTCTCGAATACCGGCCTTGTCGGCTGGAGAACCCTTGACTACCGCCTCCGTACCAGGAACGTGATCCTTGATGACTAGAGCGCCGTAATCCACGGGCAAATCGTACCTGTCTTGTAATGACCTATTCAACATTACGTAACGCAATCCAATAAATGGTCTGACAATACGACCAAATTTAATTATGTCTTCAAGGTCAGCCTTGGCCCAATTAATGGGAAGGGAAAAACCAATGTTCTGCGCTCCGAAAATTATCGCGGTATTTATGCCCACAACTTCCCCATCCAAGTTAATAAGCGGCCCGCCAGAATTGCCCTGATTAATTGCGACATCGGTTTGTATTACATTTCTAAGATGTTCCATCTCTCCGCCCTGACCCATTGAAGCTGAAATCTTGCGCCCTAAACCGGAAACTATGCCCTTAGATACGGTATTGGTGAAAAGTCCCAAAGCATTACCTATAGCGACAACTGTCTGGCCAAGGTCAATTTTGTCAGAGTTCCCGAGTCTGACAGCTGGCAGTCCTTTTGCGTCAATTTTTAGTACCGCCACATCATTGATAGGATCGCGTGAAATAACTCTACCTTTATATTC is drawn from Candidatus Yanofskybacteria bacterium and contains these coding sequences:
- the smpB gene encoding SsrA-binding protein SmpB, which encodes MQIYATNEKARFDYEILETLEAGIVLTGQEVKSIRRGSASIKGAYVKVLGPSIGSGRSTEAWLLGATIPPYQAGNAPAGYDPQNSRKLLLKRSELKYLIGKSQEHGLTLVPIKLYNKNGLIKLEIGIGRGKKKSDKREKITKREVQRKIERAIKQKI
- a CDS encoding trypsin-like peptidase domain-containing protein yields the protein MENIERQTIEAVKKVLPAVVSIVISKHLPKIKRMPMMPFFGPFMPFGLPGQGLPGQEIPGMPDGGEDFDNDDQLIPHPHHKVHGVEGEKVKIGGGSGSIVHPDGLILTNKHVVFDTDAEYTVITNDEKEYKGRVISRDPINDVAVLKIDAKGLPAVRLGNSDKIDLGQTVVAIGNALGLFTNTVSKGIVSGLGRKISASMGQGGEMEHLRNVIQTDVAINQGNSGGPLINLDGEVVGINTAIIFGAQNIGFSLPINWAKADLEDIIKFGRIVRPFIGLRYVMLNRSLQDRYDLPVDYGALVIKDHVPGTEAVVKGSPADKAGIRENDIVLEINGEKLTEKKELADLVQVAKVGEEIEMTVMRKDKTTKIKTVLEERK